A section of the Aigarchaeota archaeon genome encodes:
- a CDS encoding serine protein kinase RIO — protein MTIYDLMNAGALLEFYGVISAGKESRIYLAKGPEGFIAVKIYLITSAEFKKTRMTYVVHDPRFKRIPSDFRDFIYLWAKREFGNLKKAYEAEVPVPKPYFVENNVLGMQFLGKDGTRYPTLEEVELEPSDYEKIYPLILENMKKLYQKADLIHADMSQYNVFVTDTLSIYFIDLSQAVHTSHPLAEVFLERDVKNITKFFEKKGINVRPPEEVIKWIKS, from the coding sequence ATGACAATTTATGACCTGATGAATGCTGGCGCGCTGTTAGAGTTTTATGGTGTAATTAGTGCTGGAAAGGAGTCAAGGATATACCTCGCAAAAGGTCCAGAGGGTTTCATAGCCGTAAAGATATATCTCATAACTAGCGCAGAGTTTAAGAAAACTAGGATGACTTACGTGGTACATGACCCTAGGTTTAAAAGAATTCCGAGCGACTTTAGAGACTTCATTTACCTTTGGGCAAAACGTGAATTTGGAAATTTGAAGAAAGCATATGAAGCTGAAGTTCCAGTACCTAAGCCATACTTCGTAGAGAATAACGTTCTGGGTATGCAATTTTTAGGAAAAGATGGAACAAGGTATCCAACACTGGAAGAGGTTGAATTAGAGCCGAGCGATTATGAGAAGATTTATCCACTTATTCTTGAGAATATGAAGAAACTTTACCAGAAGGCGGACCTGATACATGCGGATATGAGCCAGTATAACGTATTCGTTACAGATACCTTATCGATCTACTTCATAGATTTGTCTCAAGCAGTCCACACTTCACATCCTTTGGCCGAAGTATTCTTAGAAAGGGACGTGAAGAATATTACAAAGTTTTTCGAGAAGAAGGGAATAAACGTCAGACCTCCAGAAGAGGTCATCAAGTGGATAAAATCTTAA